Proteins from a genomic interval of Rosa chinensis cultivar Old Blush chromosome 2, RchiOBHm-V2, whole genome shotgun sequence:
- the LOC112187491 gene encoding protein CHUP1, chloroplastic isoform X2, with amino-acid sequence MIMAVKSSDIKPLLLKFGVALALSFAGFLYSRLRTRRIKPSQPPPRSSENEADLGVRPRQKDVLNNASRKAHSSSKARIASEKYEDTYMPKVSVDDCTSSISPSNKHIRVKDSLLLPEFNDLVNEFDFAGPKSGFSPMKNVEIPMSDVETPRAFRTLEKDDYELEIRHLRDMVRKLRERERHLEVQLLEYYGLKEQETAVMELQNRLKISSMEANLFSLKIESLQAENRRLEGQASNHAKVVAELEATRAKIQMLKKKLRSEAEHNKEQILSLKKRVENLQDNEAAAVNLEIQLKLRRLKDLEGETEELRASNLRLQLQNSELARRLESTQILANSILEVPEAEALKKERERFRQENEDLAKEIEQLRVDRSSDVEELVYLRWINACLRYELRNYQPPTGKTVARDLSKSLSHKSEEKAKQLILEYANTEGAGDKGSHIDFESDRWTSPTSLLTDSGEYDDFSADHSSATKTHTSSKHKLFSKLRRIIRGKDTHDQHHSEDNYSPYGSSSKSVAAYGGPEGQSNIFSSHSSSRASLDLPRWRSPKEHDSKDTRSVQRHSDVGVFPGYKRFILGGEGSTDSPPKDQFDHDSDSAEKSELVKYAEALKTSRTGTPALKPNVHRKSASAS; translated from the exons ATGATAATGGCGGTAAAGAGCAGCGATATAAAGCCTCTTCTACTGAAATTTGGGGTGGCCTTGGCTCTGTCTTTTGCtggatttctctattctcgtcTCAGAACCAGAAGGATCAAGCCCTCTCAACCTCCTCCACGCTCTTCGG AAAATGAAGCTGATTTGGGAGTAAGACCTCGGCAGAAGGATGTCCTTAATAATGCCAGCAGGAAAGCACACAGTTCTTCCAAGGCTAGGATTGCATCAGAAAAATAT GAAGACACATACATGCCAAAGGTCAGTGTTGATGATTGCACATCCAGTATTTCTCCAAGCAATAAACATATTAGGGTTAAAGATAGTTTGCTGTTGCCAGAGTTCAATGATCTTGTGAATGAATTTGACTTTGCTGGCCCCAAGTCTGGATTTTCTCCAATGAAGAATGTTGAAATTCCTATGTCAGATGTGGAGACTCCAAGGGCATTTAGAACTTTAGAAAAGGACGATTATGAGCTAGAAATCAGACACCTCAGAGACATGGTTAGAAAGCTTCGAGAGAGGGAGCGGCATCTTGAGGTCCAGTTGCTAGAGTATTATGGCCTTAAAGAGCAGGAGACTGCTGTAATGGAGCTCCAAAATCGGTTGAAGATAAGCAGTATGGAGGCTAACCTTTTTAGTCTCAAGATCGAGTCCTTACAGGCAGAAAACCGTAGACTAGAGGGACAAGCTTCTAATCATGCAAAAGTGGTGGCTGAGCTTGAGGCTACTAGGGCAAAAATTCAGATGCTTAAAAAGAAACTCAGATCCGAAGCTGAACACAACAAAGAACAGATCTTAAGTCTTAAGAAAAGAGTTGAAAATTTGCAAGACAATGAAGCTGCCGCCGTTAATTTAGAGATTCAATTAAAGCTGAGAAGGCTAAAAGATTTGGAGGGTGAAACAGAAGAGTTGAGAGCATCTAATTTGAGGTTGCAACTGCAAAATTCTGAGTTGGCTCGGAGGTTGGAATCCACACAAATCCTAGCAAATTCTATTCTGGAAGTGCCAGAG gcAGAAGCATTGAAAAAAGAGAGGGAGCGCTTTAGACAAGAAAATGAAGATTTGGCAAAGGAAATTGAGCAACTTCGTGTTGATCGAAGTTCTGATGTTGAAGAATTAGTTTACCTCAGGTGGATAAATGCTTGCTTACGTTATGAGTTGCGGAATTATCAGCCCCCAACTGGTAAAACTGTGGCAAGGGACTTGAGTAAATCACTAAGCCATAAATCTGAAGAGAAAGCCAAGCAGCTAATACTTGAATATGCAAACACTGAAGGGGCAGGGGATAAGGGGAGTCACATTGATTTTGAATCTGATAGATGGACATCCCCAACTTCCCTTCTTACAGACTCGGGAGAGTATGATGACTTTTCCGCTGATCATTCATCTGCTACAAAAACTCATACCTCAAGTAAGCATAAGTTGTTCAGCAAGCTTAGGAGGATTATACGGGGTAAAGACACCCATGATCAACACCATTCAGAAGATAACTATTCTCCATATGGCAGTTCAAGTAAATCAGTAGCAGCTTATGGTGGACCTGAGGGTCAGAGTAACATATTTTCATCTCATAGTTCTTCTCGAGCTTCTTTAGATCTTCCCAGATGGAGGAGTCCAAAGGAACATGATTCTAAGGATACACGCAGTGTTCAGAGACATAGTGATGTGGGAGTTTTCCCAGGGTATAAGAGATTTATCTTGGGTGGGGAAGGTTCTACTGATTCCCCTCCAAAAGATCAATTTGATCATGACTCTGATTCTGCAGAGAAATCTGAGTTGGTGAAATATGCAGAAGCTTTGAAGACCTCTCGCACTGGGACGCCAGCTCTCAAACCCAACGTACATAGGAAATCAGCATCAGCATCTTAG
- the LOC112190845 gene encoding DNA repair protein RadA isoform X1 produces the protein MQVSDMRALRAIYTQHRLLKPTTTTHKSLPNPSLISFQSLQNPTFSRHFHSTGHLRRPGEPNSTPGDEEPRPVWSVFARSPATPKASITSGGGESGSENEMGPSSLVSAVSEIEKGKADRSVGKVKSGTGSVSGASKSGKGKVKTSWVCSDCGEAHGQWMGRCRSCGQYNTLKQFSERNDGGKASGIGVSEKVRSWLPRGEDQPVPLSDVNRGISWKDRRIPLHGTFGKEVATVLGGGIVPGSLVLIGGDPGVGKSTLVLQIAALIAEGHELGKASRVLYVSGEESIEQIGSRADRMGIETEDLFLYSSTDIEDIFEKSQSIAPQALIVDSIQTVYLKGMAGSPGGIVQVKECTSQLLHFAKRTNIPVFLIGHVNKSGEIAGPRVLEHIVDSVLYMEGEKHSSCRLLRSVKNRFGSTDELGVFEMSQSGLQAVSNPGGMFLGEQFSDSEYLAGIAVAVTMDGSRSFLIEIQALCVSGQAVLQQVNGIQAGRASMIISVLAKQAGLKLQENAIYLNVVSGVMLKETAGDLAIAAAICSSFLEFPIPNSTAFIGEIGLCGELRPVSAMDKRINTVAKLGYKTCIVPKSTEKSLRGTPGFEDMKIIGCKNLKEVINNVFRSN, from the exons ATGCAAGTATCAGACATGAGAGCTCTCAGAGCGATTTACACCCAGCATCGCCTTCTcaaacccaccaccaccacccacaAATCCCTCCCAAACCCATCTCTCATTTCCTTCCAATCCCTCCAAAACCCCACCTTTTCCCGCCATTTCCACTCCACCGGCCATCTCCGCCGCCCCGGAGAACCCAACTCCACCCCCGGCGACGAAGAGCCCCGTCCCGTGTGGTCCGTCTTCGCTCGCTCCCCGGCGACGCCGAAAGCCTCAATAACAAGTGGTGGGGGAGAATCAGGCAGCGAAAACGAAATGGGTCCGTCGAGTTTGGTCAGTGCGGTCAGTGAGATTGAGAAGGGTAAGGCTGATAGGAGCGTTGGGAAGGTGAAATCAGGAACTGGGTCGGTTAGTGGTGCGTCGAAAAGTGGCAAAGGGAAGGTGAAGACTAGTTGGGTTTGCTCGGATTGTGGGGAGGCACATGGGCAGTGGATGGGCCGGTGCCGGAGTTGCGGCCAGTACAACACATTGAAGCAATTTTCGGAGAGAAATGACGGCGGTAAGGCAAGTGGGATTGGGGTTTCGGAGAAGGTGAGGTCTTGGTTGCCGAGAGGGGAGGATCAGCCTGTGCCGTTGAGTGATGTGAACAGGGGGATTAGTTGGAAAGATCGGCGGATTCCATT GCATGGAACCTTTGGAAAAGAAGTTGCGACGGTGCTTGGTGGTGGCATTGTACCAG GTTCATTGGTTTTAATTGGTGGTGATCCTGGTGTTGGCAAGAGTACTCTTGTATTGCAG ATTGCGGCACTTATAGCTGAAGGACATGAGCTTGGTAAAGCATCCCGTGTTTTATATGTCTCCGGTGAAGAG AGTATTGAGCAAATTGGGAGCCGAGCTGACCGTATGGGGATTGAAACAGAGGATCTTTTCTTGTACTCAAGTACTGATATTGAG GATATATTTGAGAAAAGTCAGTCTATAGCTCCTCAGGCTCTAATTGTTGATTCCATTCAAACAGTTTATTTAAAAGGAATGGCTGGAAGTCCTGGAGGCATTGTTCAG GTGAAGGAATGCACGTCACAATTGCTGCATTTTGCGAAGAGGACTAACATCCCTGTTTTTTTG ATTGGGCATGTAAACAAATCTGGAGAGATTGCTGGACCTCGTGTTTTGGAACATATTGTTGATTCTGTGCTATACATGGAA GGGGAGAAGCACTCATCCTGTCGTTTACTTCGATCTGTGAAGAATCGTTTTGGATCCACTGATGAG CTTGGAGTATTTGAAATGTCACAATCAGGATTACAAGCTGTTTCAAATCCCGGTGGGATGTTTCTAGGGGAACAGTTCTCAGATTCAGAGTATTTGGCTGGTATAGCAGTTGCTGTGACAATGGATGGATCTCGAAGTTTCCTCATTGAGATTCAG GCATTATGTGTATCGGGTCAAGCAGTATTACAGCAAGTTAATGGAATTCAAGCTGGTAGAGCTTCCATGATTATTTCA GTACTTGCAAAGCAAGCTGGTCTAAAGCTCCAAGAGAAT GCCATCTACTTAAATGTTGTTAGTGGGGTGATGCTGAAAGAAACTGCTGGTGATCTTGCAATAGCCGCAGCAATTTGCAGCAG TTTCTTGGAGTTCCCTATTCCCAATAGCACTGCGTTCATTGGTGAAATTGGACTATGTGGTGAACTTCGCCCG GTTTCTGCAATGGATAAAAGGATAAATACAGTGGCAAAACTGGGTTACAAGACGTGCATTGTGCCAAAGTCAACCGAAAAATCTCTAAGAGGAACTCCAGGTTTCGAGGATATGAAAATCATAGGCTGCAAGAATCTGAAAGAGGTCATCAACAATGTGTTCAGATCAAACTGA
- the LOC112187491 gene encoding protein CHUP1, chloroplastic isoform X1, with product MIMAVKSSDIKPLLLKFGVALALSFAGFLYSRLRTRRIKPSQPPPRSSDTENEADLGVRPRQKDVLNNASRKAHSSSKARIASEKYEDTYMPKVSVDDCTSSISPSNKHIRVKDSLLLPEFNDLVNEFDFAGPKSGFSPMKNVEIPMSDVETPRAFRTLEKDDYELEIRHLRDMVRKLRERERHLEVQLLEYYGLKEQETAVMELQNRLKISSMEANLFSLKIESLQAENRRLEGQASNHAKVVAELEATRAKIQMLKKKLRSEAEHNKEQILSLKKRVENLQDNEAAAVNLEIQLKLRRLKDLEGETEELRASNLRLQLQNSELARRLESTQILANSILEVPEAEALKKERERFRQENEDLAKEIEQLRVDRSSDVEELVYLRWINACLRYELRNYQPPTGKTVARDLSKSLSHKSEEKAKQLILEYANTEGAGDKGSHIDFESDRWTSPTSLLTDSGEYDDFSADHSSATKTHTSSKHKLFSKLRRIIRGKDTHDQHHSEDNYSPYGSSSKSVAAYGGPEGQSNIFSSHSSSRASLDLPRWRSPKEHDSKDTRSVQRHSDVGVFPGYKRFILGGEGSTDSPPKDQFDHDSDSAEKSELVKYAEALKTSRTGTPALKPNVHRKSASAS from the exons ATGATAATGGCGGTAAAGAGCAGCGATATAAAGCCTCTTCTACTGAAATTTGGGGTGGCCTTGGCTCTGTCTTTTGCtggatttctctattctcgtcTCAGAACCAGAAGGATCAAGCCCTCTCAACCTCCTCCACGCTCTTCGG ATACAGAAAATGAAGCTGATTTGGGAGTAAGACCTCGGCAGAAGGATGTCCTTAATAATGCCAGCAGGAAAGCACACAGTTCTTCCAAGGCTAGGATTGCATCAGAAAAATAT GAAGACACATACATGCCAAAGGTCAGTGTTGATGATTGCACATCCAGTATTTCTCCAAGCAATAAACATATTAGGGTTAAAGATAGTTTGCTGTTGCCAGAGTTCAATGATCTTGTGAATGAATTTGACTTTGCTGGCCCCAAGTCTGGATTTTCTCCAATGAAGAATGTTGAAATTCCTATGTCAGATGTGGAGACTCCAAGGGCATTTAGAACTTTAGAAAAGGACGATTATGAGCTAGAAATCAGACACCTCAGAGACATGGTTAGAAAGCTTCGAGAGAGGGAGCGGCATCTTGAGGTCCAGTTGCTAGAGTATTATGGCCTTAAAGAGCAGGAGACTGCTGTAATGGAGCTCCAAAATCGGTTGAAGATAAGCAGTATGGAGGCTAACCTTTTTAGTCTCAAGATCGAGTCCTTACAGGCAGAAAACCGTAGACTAGAGGGACAAGCTTCTAATCATGCAAAAGTGGTGGCTGAGCTTGAGGCTACTAGGGCAAAAATTCAGATGCTTAAAAAGAAACTCAGATCCGAAGCTGAACACAACAAAGAACAGATCTTAAGTCTTAAGAAAAGAGTTGAAAATTTGCAAGACAATGAAGCTGCCGCCGTTAATTTAGAGATTCAATTAAAGCTGAGAAGGCTAAAAGATTTGGAGGGTGAAACAGAAGAGTTGAGAGCATCTAATTTGAGGTTGCAACTGCAAAATTCTGAGTTGGCTCGGAGGTTGGAATCCACACAAATCCTAGCAAATTCTATTCTGGAAGTGCCAGAG gcAGAAGCATTGAAAAAAGAGAGGGAGCGCTTTAGACAAGAAAATGAAGATTTGGCAAAGGAAATTGAGCAACTTCGTGTTGATCGAAGTTCTGATGTTGAAGAATTAGTTTACCTCAGGTGGATAAATGCTTGCTTACGTTATGAGTTGCGGAATTATCAGCCCCCAACTGGTAAAACTGTGGCAAGGGACTTGAGTAAATCACTAAGCCATAAATCTGAAGAGAAAGCCAAGCAGCTAATACTTGAATATGCAAACACTGAAGGGGCAGGGGATAAGGGGAGTCACATTGATTTTGAATCTGATAGATGGACATCCCCAACTTCCCTTCTTACAGACTCGGGAGAGTATGATGACTTTTCCGCTGATCATTCATCTGCTACAAAAACTCATACCTCAAGTAAGCATAAGTTGTTCAGCAAGCTTAGGAGGATTATACGGGGTAAAGACACCCATGATCAACACCATTCAGAAGATAACTATTCTCCATATGGCAGTTCAAGTAAATCAGTAGCAGCTTATGGTGGACCTGAGGGTCAGAGTAACATATTTTCATCTCATAGTTCTTCTCGAGCTTCTTTAGATCTTCCCAGATGGAGGAGTCCAAAGGAACATGATTCTAAGGATACACGCAGTGTTCAGAGACATAGTGATGTGGGAGTTTTCCCAGGGTATAAGAGATTTATCTTGGGTGGGGAAGGTTCTACTGATTCCCCTCCAAAAGATCAATTTGATCATGACTCTGATTCTGCAGAGAAATCTGAGTTGGTGAAATATGCAGAAGCTTTGAAGACCTCTCGCACTGGGACGCCAGCTCTCAAACCCAACGTACATAGGAAATCAGCATCAGCATCTTAG
- the LOC112190845 gene encoding DNA repair protein RadA isoform X2: MQVSDMRALRAIYTQHRLLKPTTTTHKSLPNPSLISFQSLQNPTFSRHFHSTGHLRRPGEPNSTPGDEEPRPVWSVFARSPATPKASITSGGGESGSENEMGPSSLVSAVSEIEKGKADRSVGKVKSGTGSVSGASKSGKGKVKTSWVCSDCGEAHGQWMGRCRSCGQYNTLKQFSERNDGGKASGIGVSEKVRSWLPRGEDQPVPLSDVNRGISWKDRRIPLHGTFGKEVATVLGGGIVPGSLVLIGGDPGVGKSTLVLQIAALIAEGHELGKASRVLYVSGEESIEQIGSRADRMGIETEDLFLYSSTDIEDIFEKSQSIAPQALIVDSIQTVYLKGMAGSPGGIVQVKECTSQLLHFAKRTNIPVFLIGHVNKSGEIAGPRVLEHIVDSVLYMEGEKHSSCRLLRSVKNRFGSTDELGVFEMSQSGLQAVSNPGGMFLGEQFSDSEYLAGIAVAVTMDGSRSFLIEIQALCVSGQAVLQQVNGIQAGRASMIISVLAKQAGLKLQENAIYLNVVSGVMLKETAGDLAIAAAICSRFLQWIKG, from the exons ATGCAAGTATCAGACATGAGAGCTCTCAGAGCGATTTACACCCAGCATCGCCTTCTcaaacccaccaccaccacccacaAATCCCTCCCAAACCCATCTCTCATTTCCTTCCAATCCCTCCAAAACCCCACCTTTTCCCGCCATTTCCACTCCACCGGCCATCTCCGCCGCCCCGGAGAACCCAACTCCACCCCCGGCGACGAAGAGCCCCGTCCCGTGTGGTCCGTCTTCGCTCGCTCCCCGGCGACGCCGAAAGCCTCAATAACAAGTGGTGGGGGAGAATCAGGCAGCGAAAACGAAATGGGTCCGTCGAGTTTGGTCAGTGCGGTCAGTGAGATTGAGAAGGGTAAGGCTGATAGGAGCGTTGGGAAGGTGAAATCAGGAACTGGGTCGGTTAGTGGTGCGTCGAAAAGTGGCAAAGGGAAGGTGAAGACTAGTTGGGTTTGCTCGGATTGTGGGGAGGCACATGGGCAGTGGATGGGCCGGTGCCGGAGTTGCGGCCAGTACAACACATTGAAGCAATTTTCGGAGAGAAATGACGGCGGTAAGGCAAGTGGGATTGGGGTTTCGGAGAAGGTGAGGTCTTGGTTGCCGAGAGGGGAGGATCAGCCTGTGCCGTTGAGTGATGTGAACAGGGGGATTAGTTGGAAAGATCGGCGGATTCCATT GCATGGAACCTTTGGAAAAGAAGTTGCGACGGTGCTTGGTGGTGGCATTGTACCAG GTTCATTGGTTTTAATTGGTGGTGATCCTGGTGTTGGCAAGAGTACTCTTGTATTGCAG ATTGCGGCACTTATAGCTGAAGGACATGAGCTTGGTAAAGCATCCCGTGTTTTATATGTCTCCGGTGAAGAG AGTATTGAGCAAATTGGGAGCCGAGCTGACCGTATGGGGATTGAAACAGAGGATCTTTTCTTGTACTCAAGTACTGATATTGAG GATATATTTGAGAAAAGTCAGTCTATAGCTCCTCAGGCTCTAATTGTTGATTCCATTCAAACAGTTTATTTAAAAGGAATGGCTGGAAGTCCTGGAGGCATTGTTCAG GTGAAGGAATGCACGTCACAATTGCTGCATTTTGCGAAGAGGACTAACATCCCTGTTTTTTTG ATTGGGCATGTAAACAAATCTGGAGAGATTGCTGGACCTCGTGTTTTGGAACATATTGTTGATTCTGTGCTATACATGGAA GGGGAGAAGCACTCATCCTGTCGTTTACTTCGATCTGTGAAGAATCGTTTTGGATCCACTGATGAG CTTGGAGTATTTGAAATGTCACAATCAGGATTACAAGCTGTTTCAAATCCCGGTGGGATGTTTCTAGGGGAACAGTTCTCAGATTCAGAGTATTTGGCTGGTATAGCAGTTGCTGTGACAATGGATGGATCTCGAAGTTTCCTCATTGAGATTCAG GCATTATGTGTATCGGGTCAAGCAGTATTACAGCAAGTTAATGGAATTCAAGCTGGTAGAGCTTCCATGATTATTTCA GTACTTGCAAAGCAAGCTGGTCTAAAGCTCCAAGAGAAT GCCATCTACTTAAATGTTGTTAGTGGGGTGATGCTGAAAGAAACTGCTGGTGATCTTGCAATAGCCGCAGCAATTTGCAGCAG GTTTCTGCAATGGATAAAAGGATAA